From one Streptomyces mobaraensis genomic stretch:
- a CDS encoding SPFH domain-containing protein has protein sequence MPEAPLDTTAAIPATTPAPPPVREFPARDIGGGLALLLGLLGLLAGVGLVILGAGLGADGNGGAAGGLIACGVVVGLGAIIAMCGLNTIAPGETRVVQLFGRYRGTIRTEGLRWVNPFTSREKISTRVRNHETAVMKVNDAYGNPIELAAVVVWQVEDTAQARFAVEDFQEFVSVQTEAAVRHIAIEYPYDAHDEAALSLRGNAEEITEKLAVELHARVAAAGVRIVESRFTHLAYAPEIASAMLQRQQAGAVVAARQMIVEGAVGMVEQALARINEQGIVELDEERKAAMVSNLMVVLCGDRAAQPVLNTGTLYQ, from the coding sequence ATGCCCGAAGCACCGCTCGACACCACCGCCGCGATCCCGGCCACCACACCCGCGCCGCCGCCCGTCCGCGAGTTCCCGGCCAGGGACATCGGGGGCGGACTCGCCCTGCTGCTGGGGCTGCTGGGACTGCTGGCCGGTGTGGGGCTGGTCATCCTGGGCGCCGGGCTCGGGGCGGACGGGAACGGGGGCGCGGCCGGCGGCCTCATCGCGTGCGGGGTGGTCGTCGGACTCGGCGCGATCATCGCCATGTGCGGGCTGAACACCATCGCCCCCGGCGAGACCCGCGTCGTCCAGCTCTTCGGCCGCTACCGCGGCACCATCCGCACCGAGGGCCTGCGCTGGGTCAACCCGTTCACCAGCCGGGAGAAGATCTCCACCCGGGTGCGCAACCACGAGACCGCCGTCATGAAGGTCAACGACGCCTACGGCAACCCGATCGAGCTGGCGGCGGTCGTGGTGTGGCAGGTCGAGGACACCGCGCAGGCACGGTTCGCGGTGGAGGACTTCCAGGAGTTCGTCTCCGTCCAGACCGAGGCGGCCGTCCGGCACATCGCCATCGAGTACCCCTACGACGCCCATGACGAGGCGGCGCTGTCGCTGCGCGGCAACGCCGAGGAGATCACCGAGAAGCTGGCCGTCGAGCTGCACGCCCGGGTGGCGGCGGCGGGCGTCCGGATCGTCGAGTCGCGGTTCACGCACCTCGCCTACGCTCCGGAGATCGCCTCCGCGATGCTCCAGCGGCAGCAGGCCGGCGCGGTCGTCGCCGCCCGGCAGATGATCGTCGAGGGTGCGGTCGGCATGGTCGAGCAGGCCCTGGCCCGCATCAACGAGCAGGGCATCGTGGAGCTGGACGAGGAGCGGAAGGCGGCGATGGTGAGCAACCTGATGGTGGTGCTGTGCGGGGACCGGGCCGCACAGCCCGTCCTCAACACCGGCACCCTGTACCAGTGA
- a CDS encoding transglycosylase domain-containing protein, protein MGRAEARRAQKGSARSAKGKKPKKTGIRRFFTWKKLLAYFFGLIALGVGAFVALYLYVDVPTDGKHAAMAQATVYKMPDGRVIRRDGEFNREMVDFSKIPKNVQNAVIAAENKDFWDDSGVDLMGTTRGILKTVMGEGKQGGSTITQQYVKNYYLDQRQTVSRKVTELIISLKLKNKLSKEKILEGYLNTSYFGRNSYGIQAASHAYFNKDLDKLSVEESAYLAALLQAPSQYDVVTGTETGKKLAKQRWNYVLDKMVEKNWLAKDKRQTMKFPEVKKPKAVTGLKGQDGYFYKLAQDQASEILKKKNMDIGAGGYTITLSIDPKKQKQLESAVKTELWDKLSPKTRKVDNYVQPGAVSVDPKTGKIVAMYGGKEWATHQISNATREDYQPGSTFKPLIYASALENGSTTQDGKPINANTIYNGDNERMVVGPNGPTGYHPENEDQQSYGPQTVEESMMKSVNSVFAQMAVDVGLEKVKKTATDLGMNGDARDFGAHASMALGAMSQSPLHMAAAYASLDAHGKKVTPTIIKSISRNGQNIDLDSAVGGDAISRGAADGVTAILKSVVQKDGTGKVVRSDRYQIAGKTGTSDEDRSAWFAAYTPDLVTTVGLFGEEANGNHAKLYGVGGEERTNGSGFPAKIWDAYMSEALGDNPTAEFDLDTKNGAATAEAPPPATTAPPVTTAPTTPPPTTRAPSTPPPTKSTPNKPSTPSDRETKHTPPPKPPSKPPHTNRPSPPDTGGPGGPGGQGGPGGGDDGGLNLP, encoded by the coding sequence ATGGGTCGAGCCGAAGCACGACGGGCGCAGAAGGGCAGTGCCCGCAGCGCCAAGGGCAAAAAGCCCAAAAAGACCGGTATACGCCGCTTTTTCACCTGGAAGAAGCTGCTCGCCTACTTCTTCGGGCTGATAGCCCTGGGCGTGGGTGCCTTCGTTGCGCTGTACCTGTACGTGGACGTGCCGACCGACGGCAAGCACGCCGCGATGGCGCAGGCCACGGTGTACAAGATGCCCGACGGCAGGGTCATCAGGCGGGACGGCGAGTTCAACCGCGAGATGGTCGACTTCTCGAAGATCCCGAAGAACGTCCAGAACGCCGTCATCGCGGCGGAGAACAAGGACTTCTGGGACGACTCGGGCGTGGACCTGATGGGCACCACCCGCGGCATCCTCAAGACGGTCATGGGCGAGGGCAAGCAGGGTGGTTCGACGATCACCCAGCAGTACGTCAAGAACTACTACCTCGACCAGCGACAGACCGTCAGCCGTAAGGTCACCGAGCTCATCATCTCGCTGAAGCTCAAGAACAAGCTCTCCAAGGAGAAGATCCTCGAGGGCTATCTGAACACGAGCTACTTCGGCCGCAACTCCTATGGCATCCAGGCCGCTTCGCACGCCTACTTCAACAAGGACCTCGACAAACTCTCCGTCGAGGAGTCGGCCTACCTCGCCGCCCTGCTCCAGGCGCCGAGCCAGTACGACGTCGTCACGGGGACCGAGACGGGCAAGAAGCTCGCCAAGCAGCGCTGGAACTACGTCCTCGACAAGATGGTCGAGAAGAACTGGCTGGCGAAGGACAAGCGCCAGACGATGAAGTTCCCCGAGGTGAAGAAGCCGAAGGCGGTCACCGGACTCAAGGGCCAGGACGGGTACTTCTACAAGCTGGCCCAGGACCAGGCTTCGGAGATTCTCAAGAAGAAGAACATGGACATCGGTGCCGGTGGTTACACGATCACCCTGAGCATCGACCCCAAGAAGCAGAAGCAGCTGGAGAGCGCGGTCAAGACCGAGCTCTGGGACAAGCTGAGCCCCAAGACCCGCAAGGTCGACAACTACGTCCAGCCGGGCGCCGTCTCCGTGGATCCGAAAACCGGCAAGATCGTCGCCATGTACGGCGGCAAGGAGTGGGCCACGCACCAGATCTCCAACGCCACCCGTGAGGACTACCAGCCGGGCTCCACGTTCAAGCCGCTGATCTACGCCTCCGCCCTGGAGAACGGGTCGACGACCCAGGACGGCAAGCCGATCAACGCCAACACCATCTACAACGGCGACAACGAGCGCATGGTGGTCGGTCCCAACGGCCCGACGGGTTACCACCCGGAGAACGAGGACCAGCAGTCCTACGGACCGCAGACCGTCGAAGAGTCGATGATGAAGTCCGTCAACTCGGTCTTCGCGCAGATGGCCGTGGACGTCGGTCTGGAGAAGGTCAAGAAGACCGCGACGGACCTCGGCATGAACGGTGACGCCCGGGACTTCGGCGCCCACGCCTCCATGGCCCTCGGCGCGATGAGCCAGAGCCCGCTCCACATGGCCGCGGCCTACGCCTCGCTGGACGCGCACGGCAAGAAGGTCACGCCGACCATCATCAAGTCCATCAGCCGCAACGGCCAGAACATCGACCTGGACAGCGCGGTCGGCGGTGACGCGATCTCCCGGGGCGCCGCGGACGGTGTCACGGCGATCCTGAAGAGCGTGGTGCAGAAGGACGGTACGGGCAAGGTCGTCCGGAGCGACCGCTACCAGATCGCGGGCAAGACCGGTACCTCCGACGAGGACCGTTCGGCCTGGTTCGCGGCCTACACCCCGGACCTGGTCACCACGGTCGGCCTCTTCGGCGAGGAGGCCAACGGCAACCACGCCAAGCTCTACGGAGTCGGCGGCGAGGAGCGTACCAACGGCAGCGGCTTCCCGGCGAAGATCTGGGACGCCTACATGTCCGAGGCGCTCGGCGACAACCCGACCGCCGAGTTCGACCTCGACACCAAGAACGGCGCCGCCACCGCGGAAGCCCCGCCGCCGGCCACCACGGCTCCCCCCGTGACGACGGCCCCGACGACGCCCCCGCCCACCACGCGCGCGCCGTCCACCCCGCCGCCGACCAAGTCGACACCGAACAAGCCGTCGACACCGTCGGACAGGGAGACGAAGCACACGCCGCCGCCCAAGCCGCCGTCCAAGCCGCCGCACACCAACCGGCCCAGCCCGCCGGACACCGGTGGCCCCGGTGGCCCGGGTGGTCAGGGAGGCCCGGGTGGCGGTGACGACGGCGGGCTGAACCTGCCGTAG
- a CDS encoding PadR family transcriptional regulator: protein MSIGHTLLGLLESGPRHGYDLKRAFDAHFGHDRPLHYGQVYATMSRLLKNGLVEVDGIEQGGGPDRKRYAITAAGVDDVGQWLARPERPEPYLQSTLYTKIVLALLTGRNATGLLDAQRAEHLRMMRGLTERKRSGDLADQLICDHALFHLEADLRWLDMTATRLGRLAEAVGA, encoded by the coding sequence ATGTCGATCGGACACACTCTGCTCGGCCTGCTGGAATCCGGTCCGCGGCACGGTTACGACCTGAAGCGGGCCTTCGACGCCCACTTCGGCCACGACCGGCCGCTGCACTACGGCCAGGTGTACGCGACGATGTCGCGGCTGCTGAAGAACGGGCTCGTCGAAGTCGACGGGATCGAGCAGGGCGGCGGCCCGGACCGCAAGCGCTACGCGATCACCGCGGCCGGCGTCGACGACGTCGGCCAGTGGCTCGCCCGGCCCGAGAGGCCCGAGCCGTACCTCCAGTCGACCCTCTACACCAAAATCGTCCTCGCCCTGCTGACCGGGCGGAACGCCACCGGACTGCTCGACGCCCAGCGGGCGGAGCACCTGCGGATGATGCGCGGCCTGACCGAGCGCAAGCGCTCCGGCGACCTGGCCGACCAGCTGATCTGCGACCACGCCCTGTTCCACCTCGAAGCCGACCTGCGGTGGCTGGACATGACCGCCACCCGGCTCGGCCGGCTCGCCGAGGCGGTGGGCGCGTGA
- a CDS encoding ABC transporter ATP-binding protein: protein MIPAGSLLSAVGLRKSYGPTRALDGADFSVHPGEVVAVMGPSGSGKSTLLHCLAGIVRPDEGVVTYDGRRLTDLPDAERSALRRGEFGFVFQFGRLVPELTCVENAALPLRLAGLRRKEAEARALHWLERLDVADTRDQRPGEVSGGQGQRVAVARALVTTPRVIFADEPTGALDSLNGERVMELLTAAARETRAAVVLVTHESRVAAYSDREVIVRDGRVRDMTGVL from the coding sequence GTGATACCCGCCGGCTCCCTGCTGAGCGCCGTCGGCCTGCGCAAGTCCTACGGGCCGACGCGCGCCCTCGACGGCGCCGACTTCTCCGTCCACCCGGGCGAGGTCGTCGCCGTCATGGGGCCCTCCGGCTCCGGCAAGTCCACGCTGCTGCACTGCCTGGCGGGCATCGTGCGGCCGGACGAGGGCGTCGTCACCTACGACGGCCGCCGTCTGACGGACCTGCCGGACGCCGAGCGGAGCGCCCTGCGGCGCGGGGAGTTCGGCTTCGTCTTCCAGTTCGGCCGGCTGGTGCCGGAGCTGACGTGCGTGGAGAACGCGGCCCTGCCGCTGCGGCTGGCCGGCCTCCGGCGCAAGGAAGCCGAGGCCAGGGCCCTGCACTGGCTGGAGCGGCTGGACGTCGCCGACACCCGCGACCAGCGGCCCGGCGAGGTGTCCGGCGGCCAGGGCCAGCGCGTCGCCGTCGCCCGCGCACTCGTCACCACACCCCGCGTGATCTTCGCGGACGAGCCGACCGGCGCCCTCGACTCCCTCAACGGCGAGCGGGTGATGGAGCTCCTCACCGCCGCCGCCCGGGAAACACGCGCGGCCGTCGTCCTCGTCACCCACGAGTCGCGGGTCGCCGCGTACTCCGACCGTGAGGTCATCGTCCGCGACGGCAGGGTGCGGGACATGACGGGGGTGCTGTGA